The Gemmatimonadaceae bacterium DNA segment TGTGCGCATAACGTGTGCTTCTGCTGCAAGCGCTCCAATAAGATGCGGTTGTGGGGCCGCTGCAGACCTTCCGTAAAGTGAAGCGGCGGCCCCACAACCGCTACCGCATCCGCGCTTGTCGGCAGCAAGCGTCGTTATCGCGCGCCTGTCGGAGCGCTCACGGGTCCGGATAGACTGTCAGGTGCGTGAAAATCCATCCTGTAAGGTCACTGCGGTCCATAGCGCCCGATGCGACGTCCAGGATAGTACGCTCCGCATCGCCGACGGATGCGTCAAGTTGATATCCGTTCAACGCGAGGAAAACTTCGAGCGCAGCGTGTCCGATACGCTTGTTCCCGTCGACAAATGGATGATTCCGGATAAGCGCAAACCCGAGCGCTCCGGCTTTCTCGACCAAGGAGGGGTAGAGCTCGACGCCGTCGAAGGTGGCTCGGGGCTGCGCGAGTGCAGCCTCGAGCGCACCGAGGTCACGAAGTGCAGAGGAGCCGCCGCCTGACACCAGGACGCGGCCGTAGAGATCGAGAACTTCAGCGAGCGAGAGAAACCGAGTCGCCACGGGCGACCCGATTAGGCGAGCCGGCGATACAACTCGGCATTCTTCTCGACGACGTGCGCGGCGGCGGCCTCGTAGGCAGCTTCGCGGCGATCGAGAAGGTCGCGCAGCGCCGCGGCCGCCAGCGCATCAGCAGGCACGTTCAGCCGCTGGGCGATGGCGTTGAGCTGGCCCTGCTGGGCCTCGGTAAGCTCGAAAGACAGGCGCATAACTGGAAGATACCCCGGAGCCGACGACTTCGCCACGCGCCACGTCGCGATAACGTGTGCTTCTGCTGTGAACGCTCAAAAAGAAGGGTTTGGCGGGGCGTCCGCAACCAGCCTAGGGCATCACGGACGCCCCGCCAAACCCAATCCGCACCGCGTTCATCGGCAGCAAGCGTCGTTATAGCGCCGGCGCGGATGGAGGCAGGCCCAGTGACGTGCCGTTCGCCCATTTCGTAAGCTCGAGTTCGCAGTCTGAGGCGAGCAAATCACGCAGGTAGCCGGGATGCGTCCGG contains these protein-coding regions:
- a CDS encoding type II toxin-antitoxin system death-on-curing family toxin, with protein sequence MATRFLSLAEVLDLYGRVLVSGGGSSALRDLGALEAALAQPRATFDGVELYPSLVEKAGALGFALIRNHPFVDGNKRIGHAALEVFLALNGYQLDASVGDAERTILDVASGAMDRSDLTGWIFTHLTVYPDP